Genomic window (Coregonus clupeaformis isolate EN_2021a unplaced genomic scaffold, ASM2061545v1 scaf0018, whole genome shotgun sequence):
ATTTCCAGCAGCGTAACAAGCCCATCTCCAGTCTTCTCTTCTGACCTCAGTAAATCCCAATAATCCATCATGACATTTATCCTCTCCATATTTTATTATTGAAGGAGTAAATTTTTTAAAGAATGAATACAAAAAAGAAGTAGAGAAAATGCAGAAGAGGTTTGGGAGGCAAGGGAAAAAATAAATCCAGATGACACCGAAAATGAAGACCCGACCAAAATAGCCAAGGTATCTGCATAAAAAGAATGGTCCATAGTCAGTCGAACcgctgatcccagatcagttttTAAGATGATCAATAAGATTGTACAggtgggggacctgatcctagatcagaactcGTGTTTGATGCTGTATGTATCAATATTTGATATTTATATTAGATTTTTAGATTGAGACTGGTGAGGATTCCTTCAGTCAGAAGTTCCATGTTGAAAAGATGCAGGAGTGCCAAAAAAGAGTGAACATAAGTTCCCTACAAGACAAAATGAAAAGGACTGAAAAATAGATAACTTTTTAATGAACAAGGCACCAAGGACATCTTAAAACAGTACCCAGCACTCCATTTGTCAGCCATTGTAAAGTCTAACAGAAATAAATGGTAAAAAGCACAACTAATGTAGCATAGCCAAGTGCTGTAATCTGAATCCAAGATATATTGATGATGCATTACAAACAAATTGTCTTTTAGATTCTCAGAGATGGGAAGCAAATTCAGTATGGATGTGGACAGAAACATTCTGTCCGGATTCGGCACAATGGCCGACAAAATCATTGCAGAAACTGAGTTGCTGAATCTCTACAAGACGGCACTTCTCTCACACACAGATGAGGCTCAgaaagattttttttctccaatgtaAAATGTACCCTTTACATTATGCAGCCACTCTAATTCTATTGACTCTAATCAactgccaggtcgcagttgtaaataagaacctgttctcaactggtttacctggttaaataaaggtgaaataaaaaaaattaaaaaaaataatccagCCAGTGTCTCAAGGTCACTGCAGCCATTTTGCCCctcccctacctcttcaaagaagATCCAAGTGAGCTGTACGTCACAGACAGGATATGTATTTCCCAGCAGACAAATAAATGCAAAGTTAGTAGTACCGTGTAAGGTGTGCTGTGCTCAGTTAACGTACTGTTTGAAATACGACTTGAGTAActttaattatatatatttttacttctTACAGTGTGTAAAGTTTCCATCACCTACCATAAGAATAGAGGGGAAAACCGTTTGCGGATGAGAGCCAAATCCAACTCTTCCTGGATGGAGAGGCGCTACTCACTGAAGAGCCGGAGGACATCTCCATGGGATTGGGAGTGGCACTGGGGATGCAAACGTGTCCACTCCAACAATGAGAACGGTAAACGACTGTaaaaataatatattgaatgcattaacagaaattacagtAACCAaagaaacattgtagattagaaattatgggaattaacagtaaatgtaggctactactgctgatatgtaatggggaattgatagacactaacaatcaaagggcaatcaattcacacaatgaatgcGCATGAAATGGTGGGAGAGAGCGCATTATAGAGAGAGATGTACATTGTGCATCTTAGCCACATTCCTTTTCTTCTTGGACCGTGGCATCCCTGTGGCCTcctcaatggattagtccactgagacaggcggcAATCATACAGATGTCTCATGTGGCATGAAAAAAAGTAATATATTtgcgactgctcgactaaaaacatcttggtcgaccaacagcctatcgaccaaacaatcgactaaatggggtcagcccaaGTGTAGGATCATATCCACATATTCAGAGCTATATTTGCTGGAAAGTTTTAGGTTAATTTGACCCCACCTGCCACCTTATCTGCTGCTAATTCACTAAAGGCCAAGCTATGAAAGGTACCATAGATCAGGGATGGGGAAACTCCACCCATCGTGGGCCTAAATGTCTCCTAGTTCTCTTTTGCCTGGTGCCTCATTGAGTGAGAGTAATAAGAGTAATTTTGTAATAATGTCTTGTATGATGAATTGTTTTATTTATGATGTAAGCTGTTGATAcgatcctaataaatacaaacacacaaaTTGTTCACATAGTGCACActtgggttgtgttcattagggcacacgaCACTAGCAtctcttattggacaagttcagatgTTCCCGTCCCATTTCACTCCATTTTGGGCAGTTATCTTACGTTTCGTGccaaatgaacacaaccctgtttCCTTCTCATACATCGATTGGTCTCCTCTGGCTGAATAGGGGGTGCACTGTGTTTTCGTCCCAGTCTTAGTGCTGTACATTTTTCTCATGCATTTCAGAATATTGCTTAAACTTCCAATCcggttgcctggctacccaaactccttgctccggccaaacgctacgccacggaagcggaagaattcagtttgagtcatcAGGCAACCAATCCGGACCTTTGCGGATCACAACCAGCGGACAAGGACCTTGTCTCCATCTTCGATGGAGTAGAACTGCAGCGGTTTCAGGTCGTTGTCTATCTCAATCTCTTTGCCCTCCATCTGTGGAAAGACAAATGCCATTTTAGGGAGTCCCTTCCACTGCTAAGAAAGTGGGACTGTACCATTGGTCTATTTAACATTCACCTAGGAGTGGCAGTGGACGAGTATGGCTACACCAACACAGAAATAAAACTAGCCTGTGGGCAAGGCTAGGTGAGTAAGACCATTTCACCTAGCCTATTTAGACCTCTTTACCTTTGAGGTAGTATAGAGCAGTTGCTGTTGTCAGTAAACGCCTTTACCTTTGAGCTAGTGTAGGAGAGTTTCAACTCAGCACCCGGTATCTTTAGCAGTCTGTAGAGCAGCCCCTTCACTTTCTGAACGATCATGGAATCTAAAACACATCAAAAGAGTGGAGGGACCGCTGAATATCTTTTGTAAAATGCAATAGGTTACCGTCACTTCAATTGCCCTTACACAGGTCACACACAGATTGTGCCATTTCATTAACATCTTACATGCATGATCTCCCATTGGCACAACATGATTGAAGAGTATGAAAACAGTTGATAAGTGTAACTCCTTATCCAAACCACACTTCATGATTTGGCATGCCATTTTCACATGTGGGCCTGTGGTCAACAGCAGACAACTTTATGCAGTGTACATGCTGCCCAAAACATTGCCTGACAAGTGCAAACATTCCAAAGTCTGCAGTTGTTGGTTGTAGAGGCCAAAACACACTGTTCAAACACGTCCAACACGTGTCCTATTGCCTAGTAAATTATCTACTATAATTCAACACAGGTATCGAGGGTGTTATCTAGATTTTCTTTCATTTCCAGCCGCTCAATGAGAAAAGACTTTGGCACATGTATATCCTTTTCACACTATCGTGCTGAATGGAACCAGACTGCGCTGGCTCtgatattttcttttcacattgtccttttcaGTACGGTTCCAGCAACTACGATGGAGATGAgtaaccaggccagctcagtacagcttggtttggcTCAGCTTGGTTCAGTATTGCgaaaagtatttttttattttattttatttaaggaGATTTAAGGGTCCTAACCTCCTTACTTATTTTGTATTGTTATTTGAAAGCACAGTCAGAAATGACAGAGGGAGAAACATTATGAGGGACAGAAATTTGCCAGGTGGTATATGTGGTCTGTCTGGAGTCTGAGTCCGGCACATGTGAAAAGTCATCTAACATCCATGCACATCTCAAATCATTTGCTTAGCTACTGAacatattataatattataataatattatatacCATCTGACTAGCTGATGAAGCCAGGTGGGAGCCTTTACCTGGGAGTTTCTTCACCACAGATTTTCGGTCTGTCTCATCCGGACAAACAAATGTTATGCCTGGTGGGAGGAAAGGTTTGAAATTCTATATTACTCTTAAGAACTAATGAAATGTATATACTCTGACTCATCTCCTGAGTAAATATGTATATGTGTTCACAGCACATGCAGTTCTGGGAAAGagattattataggttagtaGCAAATCATTACAAAACTCTCAAATTCATTCCTTAACTGTTTCTTAATCCTGGTCTTGAGggcccaaaggggtgcacatatTTTTTGTTGCCCTAGACACCTGATTACACTTATTAAAtgtttgatgattagttgattagtgGAACaaggtgtgtagtgctagggcaaaaattcAAAATGGACACGCCTTTGgatccccaggaccaggactaaGAAACACTGCCTTACGCAAATGTGTGCAGCCCCGGAATTTGTAACTTGACGCAACTACACAGGATCACCATTTCTCTTAGCTAATTGCGTTGCGTACAGTATCAATTAGGCTTAAGAGAAGTGAGGAGGACTCACTTAAGAGCTGATTTTTCAGTGCAAACGGCTCCTGCTTCTTCAGTTCGCTGTCTTCTGGAGCTCCGTATTCTGAAAAACAAAAAAGAAATCGAGCCTCTGTCGATTCATTGAACTCATAATGACTACAGGGCAGGAATTAGGATTGCCATTGTCTCTTTGTAAGATTGATGGCATGGTGACATGGGTTGCGTTGTATCACTTATTTCTCGGGATATGGTTATGTTGTGGTGGCATCAGATTTTTTTTAACCTGCCCTGTGTAGTAGTATGGCAGATAATGAGGCATtaaatgttttttcttttttttttctcttcagaAATGCCTATAGTGGAGTAGATATAGGATGGGCTGTACCACTTCTCAGTCTGAAATAGGGTGTTGCAGCAGAGTGCCGGGGAAACCTCAGGAGGAATGTACCACTCTTGACTCACTCTGTATGAGACTCTGATAGCGGGGGTGCTGTGCGGTGAATTCGGCACTGGGGCGGTTCTGCTGGGGGTCTCGGTGTCCCCCGGATGCCAGCCACTCTAGCCCGAACATCTTGCAGTAGTCCAGCTCTGCCCCCCTCCTATCCTCGGGCAGGATCTACAGGTAACCATGGTAATAGGGTAAGAGAATGGAGGATTACAGCAAGCGCATCTGCAAACATTGATGTATTCATAGGGTGAGAAGAAAACATATATAGCTTTAAAGGAACATTTCACAATGTCTAGATGGAACCACGTCCCACGACATCAGTTGTGTAGATCCAGCTACTATACGCCTCAATCTGGAATGAAGATAACAGTAAGCACCGTCTAATTTCCTGGTTTTCTTTGGTGCATATCTTTTCCATTTATTTGGGATGGAGGCATATAGCTGGATCTACCACTGCTATCACTTTACGTTTGCGCGCGCAGTGGCTGACCATTAATCGCACCAGTATAAATTGCATGTCGGCCATGTGGGGATCAACTGTAAGCAGCTGGGTCTGTCGTTCAGACCCGGGTGAATTAAAACGAAGCTTAATGAACACACCCAGGTTTGGCGGTAGCGTTAAACAGAGGACGGGGCCTCACCGTGCACCTGTTGAGGGCCTCCAGCCGGCCAACCCTGGCAATGAGCAACTGCACGGCCGTGTTGGGGTTCCTCTCCCGGCTCAGCAGGGGGTTCTGCCGACACGACAACCGGACCAGGCTCTGCAGCTTCTCTAGCTCGTTTATTACCCAccactgtgtgtgagtgagcGTGTCAGTGAGTGAATGAGATTGTAAgagtgtgtgtcagtgagtgtgtgtttgtgtgcgattGTTATTGTTGTATGTATTGCcgtgtcagtgtgtttgtatgtaagcacaagtgagtgtttgtgtagggtttagagaaagagagagagagataaagggttGAGTTAGAAGAAAGCTTTCACATATTCTCCCCTACTATCTATTTTTAAAGAACAAGTATTAACTTTTTGCAGACTAGTGATATTCATCAAATTTGTTTAGTAATTCATCATTTATATATCCAGATACATTTCATTAAGATAAAATCTCTCTTAGAAGAGAGACCTTACTCACAGACAATATTCACCTCTGAAATGTTGTTGCTATTAACTGCGAGAATTTTCAGGGCAGGAAACATTGCTGTTTTGCAACCTACAGAAGACGTGAGAAAATAATCATTTACAGACTCTTACCAGTATACTCAATGCCGATCATTTGCTCTTACAGTTTTACACATTGTGAAATGCCTGTCATCAAAACACATATCCACATTCTGAAATCTTGTTCAACTACCTCTACTGATATGTTAATTCAACTTGACCTCCATtaacaaacattttttttttaaatgtaacgtTTTCAAAACAATGTCGGACGTAAACTTTACCAGGCAGCGCATCATCAAACCGCAAGGTTGACAAACCAGTCTTAGACATATTTAGATTCTCCAGTCTGAAATTCAAGAAAAGCATGGATGTAAAAGCTTACACTTTTGGTAAATTCCACTATAAATGCTTGTAAGTGCTACATAAGTTATTATAAATGTTACAAATGCTTATTCATTGAAACGCTAATAATGTTTAGATTTATTTATTAGGATAATAGTATGTAtccaattttttgttgttgtcgatTAGTGCTCATGAAAGTAAAGTACTCCCAAGAACAGTAGTGTTTACACTATCAACGCACAAGTCGAAGCTAACGACAGGGCTATGTCATAAGACGTAGTGAACGGTTATGAAAAGTGTATTTGTTGATACGGTTATGCCCGTACTTACCTAGGCAGTTCGGCAATACTCAGTACGGTTCCATCAACCAGAGGGTTTGTTGAGAGATCCAAAACTGTCAAGGACTGTAAGACATTGTTTGGCCTGCGCGAAAGAGGCGGAAATACAAGTCAGTTCTATATGTTGTTTTAGAAATAAAATAACTCAATCGGAACTTAGACCCAAAATGGCTAAAACCTTACCTCTGCAGTTCAGTGATATCGTTCTCAGAGACGTAGAGCTCTTCCAGCAGTGGCCACATGGGGGCGCACTCAAGCAGCTAACAGACCAACACCAAATGGAGAGGGGAGAAATGTAAAGAGAGTCAGCATCTACATAAGTTCTTCTCATTTCATTAGGCATTCATAGGTTTGCACCAGCTCATTAATTAACATATTGTGCACTGCAACTTAATTATCTATTACCATATTAACTGGTACAAAAACAACTTTAAAATTAAATCACCCTACAAAATTGGGGCTCTTTCTCAATTAATCTTTCATCAATTCCTCGCATCTTATcgcctcgcctccttctcaaccaTATTGGAGGATAAGGTCCAAGGTTCATCCCCTCCAGCCTtcttctccaatgggttttgagaaggatggAAGGATAGAGGATGCGAGGAATTGAGGAAAGATTAATTGAGAAAGAGCCCCATAATGCCTAAGGGAAGGGTACAGTGTGGTGGCTGTCACCTGAAGCCACGTAAGGGCACAGTTGGTGAGGGAGAGGACCCTGAGGCAGGAGAAGGCCCGGGGTCGCACCGTAGGGTTGGAGGGCACACGCAGTCTGTTGTGGCTGAGGGGACAGAGGACGAGAGACAGTCAGTGAGGGGATCAGAGTTTGAGAAAAGtgaggcacaaacacacacacaccattattcAGTGTGATCTACCTGAGCTGAAGTTCTTTGAGTTTCTCCATCTGCTCCGTGATGGCCATCACGTCGTCCCAGCAGCACAGCAGGTTCCCACACAGGTCCAGCATCAGCACGTCTGACAGTGGCCATTAAGGATGTAGTAGTAGAGCACCATCAGCTAAATGTCCAATCAACGCTTCCCCCAAGCTAATTCAATCGGGTGGCTGGACCGTACATTTACTAACAAGACACATGGGCTGTGCCCCAAATAACACACATATTCCAtaaagtacactacttttgaccagagccctattcaaaagtagtgcactatatagggaaaaggggtgccatttgggacgcaaccatggTGTAATGTAGCTACATATCACATTAACTCCAGGTCAGAGAAGTGCAGTCAAGTATTATTAACATGAACAATTTCATATGATTGAtagtatattttttttacatgggCACTTATTTAACTAATTAAAAGCTACTAAATGAAAGAATACGGGGAGTGGTGTTTCGGATTTCGTTTGCAGGGCCCGGGCTGGAAACCTCACGCAACCTCAGTGAAACATCGGTGAGGTTTTCCACCCTGCGGAGAAGCACAGATGACAACAACGCATCACTGAATAAGTACAGATGACTGCACATCGGCATTGTGCAAACTCTGTTGGAGTGTGGTGCAGTTCAACAGTCCCAATTCAAGTGCATTAGCCTATTTTGTAACCATTCTTTactaaatatttatttatttaacctttatttaaccagggaataACCTTTAGGTTAGAAACCTCTTTTGCGAGGGGGACCTGATACTGGCATCCTCTGGTTTACGTGGCATGCTTTCACAATATTCCTTAACTATTTCAAACAGTACATACGGAGTTGACCGTACAAATAAGCACACCTTGGGACAGATTCCCTGAGTCaaaagcctagtcctggactaaaatgcACTCTCACTCTCGGGCTCCAAAGCCTTGTTGTCCCCTTACTTCTGTTTCTCTGAGATGGCCTCGAAGCCCACCATCTCCACTGTCCTCGTGGAGATCTGGATCTCCTCTCCCAAGACCTGCTGGACCTCTGTTTCGTAACGCCGCCTGATGGCCGTCAGGTAGTCCACCCCAAAGCTGGCCTTCTTGGGCCGGACGAAAGAGCCTCCCTTCGGGTGCCTTAGGCGGGGTGGAGGGGGTAGAGAACCTTGGACTGAGATCAGCAAAACACATAATGGCCACATTCCAAACAAAAAAAATTCTCCCCCTTTTCCTATGTTCTTGGTCTGAGAGCAGCAGAACACATAGGCCTAATGGCCACATTCCAAACTAAAAAATGTCCCCCCCTTTCCGTATGTTCTTGGTCTGAGAGCAGCACTTTAAGGACACATTCCAAATTTAAAATGTGTCCCCTTTTCCTATGTCCTTGGTCTGAGAGCAGCACTTGAAGTACTCATAATGGCCAGATTCCAAACTAAAAACGTCTCCCCGTTCCTCCTTGATGATTCCCCCTCACTGCAAAAAACAACCTGCTGCCTGGTGTAGATCTGGACCTGAGGATCTCCAGAGGAAGGATGACACTAATCTCCCGTGCGCAGATTCTGCATGTAGACCAAGAGAATCTGCCTGGGCGGAATGGGATGCGTGAGATCGGAGCAGCATTAGTTCCGGTTTTGGGGTTTTCATCACTGATTATTTGGACGCATTAGGATTGGGTGAAGGCGGGGGGGGTTTCCTTCTGCGAGGGTGGAGACTTCATTTTTGCCAGAACTCTCAATTTCTAACACGTATGAACACAGAATGTAATCACGCAGCTGACCAAATTACGCAAGATTCATTTCATGCTACCATCATGGAGATACTAGATAGGGTTTACTTTACCTGCACGTGAAGTAGTGGACACCTTCATGGATGCCATCGTGTTTGCCACGCTCAGGGTTGTCCCACTCCACACCAAGCCACAACCCTAAGCACAGAGGCATTGGTAAGTACAGGCATTGAATAAGTACTTGGTTATAGTGCATCACCAAGAATATTGGAGAATTTCACTCAAACAGTGCTGCCACACCCACTGTGGATAACGCTTATGTTATTTTGCCTATTATATCCATATCCCACGCGgtctgtagctagttagctaaatagCTTACCTGCAGTTGGTGGTACAGAGCCAACAAACCGTACCGTGCCACGCTCCCCCTCACAAGCCACACGTCTGCCCACTGCGTCTGATGTAAGGCCCTCGTCCATGGTGGTGGGTTGTGTCTGGTCAGGGACTCTCATTGAACTCACTGTATCTATAACGTTGGCTATAAGTCTACCTATATATTGACAATGAAAAATAATGAGCAGCTAAAGCCTTCTGTACTTACTGTACTTTGACAGTGCTACTTAAGAAAGCGTTAGGTA
Coding sequences:
- the LOC123483066 gene encoding tubulin-specific chaperone E-like isoform X1, with product MRVPDQTQPTTMDEGLTSDAVGRRVACEGERGTVRFVGSVPPTAGLWLGVEWDNPERGKHDGIHEGVHYFTCRHPKGGSFVRPKKASFGVDYLTAIRRRYETEVQQVLGEEIQISTRTVEMVGFEAISEKQKVENLTDVSLRLREVSSPGPANEIRNTTPHVLMLDLCGNLLCCWDDVMAITEQMEKLKELQLSHNRLRVPSNPTVRPRAFSCLRVLSLTNCALTWLQLLECAPMWPLLEELYVSENDITELQRPNNVLQSLTVLDLSTNPLVDGTVLSIAELPRLENLNMSKTGLSTLRFDDALPGCKTAMFPALKILAVNSNNISEWWVINELEKLQSLVRLSCRQNPLLSRERNPNTAVQLLIARVGRLEALNRCTILPEDRRGAELDYCKMFGLEWLASGGHRDPQQNRPSAEFTAQHPRYQSLIQKYGAPEDSELKKQEPFALKNQLLSITFVCPDETDRKSVVKKLPDSMIVQKVKGLLYRLLKIPGAELKLSYTSSKMEGKEIEIDNDLKPLQFYSIEDGDKVLVRWL
- the LOC123483066 gene encoding tubulin-specific chaperone E-like isoform X2, whose translation is MRVPDQTQPTTMDEGLTSDAVGRRVACEGERGTVRFVGSVPPTAGLWLGVEWDNPERGKHDGIHEGVHYFTCRHPKGGSFVRPKKASFGVDYLTAIRRRYETEVQQVLGEEIQISTRTVEMVGFEAISEKQKVENLTDVSLRLREVSSPGPANEIRNTTPHVLMLDLCGNLLCCWDDVMAITEQMEKLKELQLSHNRLRVPSNPTVRPRAFSCLRVLSLTNCALTWLQLLECAPMWPLLEELYVSENDITELQRPNNVLQSLTVLDLSTNPLVDGTVLSIAELPRLENLNMSKTGLSTLRFDDALPGCKTAMFPALKILAVNSNNISEWWVINELEKLQSLVRLSCRQNPLLSRERNPNTAVQLLIARVGRLEALNRCTILPEDRRGAELDYCKMFGLEWLASGGHRDPQQNRPSAEFTAQHPRYQSLIQKYGAPEDSELKKQEPFALKNQLLSITFVCPDETDRKSVVKKLPGKGSHLASSASQMIP